A stretch of the Capsicum annuum cultivar UCD-10X-F1 chromosome 8, UCD10Xv1.1, whole genome shotgun sequence genome encodes the following:
- the LOC107879426 gene encoding uncharacterized protein LOC107879426: MDDDTSGHGHAVHHGSDLYRETQKDAADRGEIGVSEIQHHHHGEIGVSPQSHQHKYVPSSSKQHEGTSKSSLDGDEIKNYIKKSFTEKMAELVTLISKIPIEVIKALKNEENKQSLHENYAKGSINDMEVSRDEESNKHHILEEQQLLDDIVTYEEECSDEELRKKNIPDVKDLLNMNLTAKEDVNEVKLKNQESTDVTDGQDEVGGKITDSIQAAVDTILFGLSTPSTTKSMDVGASSKMTERHWDLPDSQIPPDFPDAQVRELQASKANAPAKRERKKSRVLRLPYISKYGSSSKDSVDFDKEKKLKYAFDGKETGNHYRVNVSGLGYSQLDFVIAYPQSKNWFYLMYERKTCWNDEHLDVIFYHLRKKSKIQLGDNYRYTTTRCFFKSYVEKTHTRYYPAKPVVELSTQQDYTESIVVGKNEDSIANIIHGFCMPAGLSWYMVDEVYVPINCGKEFYWVLTVIVLKERLICVYDSLSSKRKKEPHIEIQKLAVMLPTYLSDNGFYDKTERTNWPALEVYKGKIAQQTGLVHEISFDVDYVQNILQQASNSLDCGVFVYAYAEILSEGLQVHSCGFDAASQRARYASLLWHYGVEKTTEGYTSDNGDPPRSKKSVIEEIEASAIVTLE, translated from the exons ATGGATGATGATACATCTGGACATGGTCATGCAGTACATCATGGGTCTGATTTGTATCGTGAAACGCAAAAGGATGCAGCAGACAGGGGAGAAATTGGTGTGTCTGaaattcaacatcatcatcatggaGAAATTGGTGTGTCTCCTCAGAGTCACCAGCACAAGTATGTTCCTTCATCTTCCAAACAGCATGAAGGAACTTCTAAATCAAGTTTAGATggtgatgaaataaagaattacatCAAAAAAAGT TTTACTGAAAAGATGGCCGAACTGGTTAcactaatatcaaaaatacctATTGAGGTCATCAAAGCattgaagaatgaagaaaataagcAATCACTG CATGAAAATTATGCTAAGGGATCAATCAACGATATGGAAGTGTCTCGCGATGAAGAATCTAATAAGCATCACATTCTTGAAGAGCAACAGTTGCTG GATGATATTGTGACATATGAAGAAGAATGTAGCGatgaagaattgagaaaaaagaaCATTCCAGATGTGAAAGATTTGTTG AATATGAATCTAACCGCTAAAGAAGATGTTAATGAAGTGAAATTGAAAAATCAGGAATCTACTGATGTGACAGATGGGCAG GATGAAGTTGGTGGGAAAATAACTGATTCAATACAAGCAGCTGTAGATACAATTTTATTTGGTCTATCAACACCTTCGACTACAAAGTCAATGGATGTTGGTGCTTCAAGTAAAATGACCGAAAGACACTGGGACCTTCCAGACAGTCAGATTCCACCTGACTTCCCTGATGCTCAGGTTCGGGAGCTTCAAGCCTCAAAAGCTAATGCACCTGCCAAACGAGAAAGAAAGAAGTCCAGGGTTTTAAGGTTACCATACATTTCAAAGTATGGTTCTAGCTCTAAAGATTCTGTAGATTTCGATAAAGAGAAGAAGCTGAAGTATGCTTTTGATGG GAAAGAGACAGGCAACCACTATCGAGTAAATGTTTCTGGGTTAGGTTACAGTCAATTGGACTTTGTCATTGCATACCCACAGTCCAAGAATTGGTTTTACTTAATGTACGAACGCAagacttgctggaatgatgag CATTTAGATGTGATCTTCTaccacttgagaaagaaatcgAAGATTCAGCTGGgtgataattatagatatacGACTACAAGATGCTTCTTTAAATCATATGTTGAGAAGACACATACTCGCTATTATCCAGCGAAACCGGTAGTTGAGCTATCGACGCAACAAGATTATACAGAATCAATTGTGGTGGGTAAGAATGAAGATTCTATTGCGAATATAATTCATGGATTCTGTATGCCTGCGGGATTATCATGGTATATGGTTGATGAGGTATATGTTCCAATTAACTGCGGTAAAGAATTTTATTGGGTATTGACTGTGATTGtcttgaaggaaagattgataTGTGTGTATGACTCACTGTcaagtaaaaggaaaaaagaacctCATATTGaaatacaaaagcttgcagtTATGCTTCCTACTTACTTGTCAGACAATGGCTTTTATGATAAGACCGAGCGAACTAACTGGCCAGCACTTGAAGTGTACAAAGGGAAGATTGCTCAGCAAACTGGTCTTGTACATGAAATTTCATTTGATGTTGATTATGTGCAAAATATCCTACAACAAGCGTCTAAtagttt GGATTGTGGCGTATTTGTGTATGCCTATGCAGAGATATTAAGCGAAGGACTACAAGTTCATTCATGTGGGTTTGATGCTGCAAGTCAACGTGCACGTTATGCTTCCTTACTGTGGCATTACGGAGTGGAAAAGACAACTGAAgggtacacgagtgataatgGAGATCCGCCTAGATCAAAGAAAAGTGTAATAGAAGAAATTGAAGCAAGtgcaattgttactttagagtag